Below is a genomic region from Raphanus sativus cultivar WK10039 chromosome 4, ASM80110v3, whole genome shotgun sequence.
CAAGGttgacatctgaatcatatcaatcaATCAATTCTTAGAATTCATGCATTCAAATAAtcaatcaaacatgaaaatacttttagaaattttatcacTCAATATATCAATGGTTCAcaccaaccaaaacaaaattttctaaCAAGTATTAATCAATCAACATGAAATATCCCTTTAAgcaatcaatgatcaatggtgaGCATTCTAGCAATATTCCTATTTCAAATTCAGTATGGAATATGCAATTTAACATAAGCTGAAAACttttcagaaaagaaaatttttttataaaaggaaactttctattttttttttttcagaaaatgaaactttctatttttttcagaaaagaaaactttctattttttcagaaaatgaaattttccACTTTAGCAGAAAGGAAATTTCaacaaatcaatcaatcaagcAATCAAGAAAATAATTCAGATTTCAGTTTATAGAATTTATAGTTTATGAAATCGACCAAGATGGGTTTAAGGGGTGATCGATTTCTATTGGCTCCgattgatcattcagatcataAGGTTTTCGAGATCCAAGAACActtagtgttttggttttaattgatttaatcaatctcTTATTGAATAAGGAATATTTGTGCTTATAACAACCTAATGACCGTTTGATCTAGCAACTTAACgggagaactaaaccaaatcttaattcctcaaatttatttagggattcaattgtcctaggtttttaggttcatcaaattttaatgttcaatcctttaacaaaccaccaaatttgttttgatatggttccaaaggatgtttcagattttatttacctttagattggagagaatctgaaactggaccacctagagagaggagagaaaaccGCGAACGGCTTGAACGTCTATCGCGAGCAAGGAACGGGCTGATCGGATCGTCCGGAATCTCTACCGGCTGTTGGATGAACTGTCGGATCGTCTGGTGGCTTATCGGGTGCTGATCAATTCGTCGGATGGTCAGGTATGTGTGCTGGTCGGATGAGAATGGAAAGACAGCTAGGGTTTCctttagtaaaaaggaaattgtcaACGCGGATTGAAACGGAGGTGGAGAACGCGTCTGAAGTCGGATTGAGACGTGGTTTGCGGcgctggattcttctcgtcgagagattcaatttgatatatggaACGTCGGCTAAATCCTTATAGTTTGAGAGATAcgtcgatttgaagttgcgtccgaattagggttttgaatcaaGTTGACGGTGCTTCTTGTAATAGCTCGTGAGAACGCGTCCGGTTTCGGATTGCGATGAGgtcgacggcgttggattcgtctcgtcgagatcttgaattggataggtggctcgtcgtctggatccgtcGGGTCGAGGAGATACggtgttttgaattttcgtctgatttctagggtttatgGTGGTTGATGGGAAAAAGGGTTTCAAAATTCACTCAAGGTTTTCTCAGAGctttcgtgctgataacgtgttgtaaaacttgtatttattcttattattgatgtgccaataggcatctatatatatacatgttacaaggaatagataaatggaaagatcctatttccaataggaaataggaaatacatggaaatagtattatcctaatacaaaacataaatatggtaaagtctaagtcttcctttcttcctCATGCGTCTGGTCCGGTTCGGTATTGTATGTCCGGTACGTCCGCCCGGTACTGTCCGGTACGGTTTGGTTATGTCCGTCCatccaatggtttataacaTAACAGGGGTTTTCaatgaattttaaattctttttaccAAATACTCAATCCAATAACACTGAATTTAGGTCTGGATATAAATTACAGTCAATTCTATTAAATTACCCTATTCAATAACACCCTCTAAATATGCGCTACATGGACTTTAACCGATCTTAAACCGGGAAAGATCGTAAACTAACCGGCGAAAAATATAGATAAGGTTGTTAAATTACACCGAAATCAACATCATGCCTAAAGAGGGAAACACAAAGTGAAATGTGCATGTTAACAAATTCTATGAGAATCCCTAGATCTTAACAAGATGCCATAGCCTGATAGCCATAGGGATCAAAAGAAACTGAATGAAAACCAATCTAAACCTGATAAAGAAAGAGCAAAAAGCATAACCGGATATTTCATTCATAGTTAAACCGGGGACATTAAAGAGTTTTTACGAACAGATAAACAGAAACAGAACAGAAGCCTACTTTGCCAGCTTCTCGTTGCTGCTTCCACTAAGTGATGAACCTTTAAGCCTTTCTAAGGTTGAAGGCAAAGGTATCACATAGTGAAAGGAGCAAAAAGAAGCTTAGAGCAAAGACAAGCTTTTCCCCTATATCTATCTTTCTATCTATCtacacaacacacacacacacacaccccCCTTCCTACATTGTCtgatattatataaacaaaagactgtttgttttttttggagTTTGTTTCTAGATAGTACCAGCCTGCCCGGCACCTTTTCTAAGGTACTTGGCCTTGTAGAAGTTTACCCTCTTAGGAGCAATGATCTCTGTTGCTCCCAACACACACTTGTGGtaagagaaatcttctgttgtcCCATCTGTTCTCACCACCTCAAAGCAACGAGCATTCCCATGCTTAGAATTAGCCACCTGCAAAGACAAAACCATGTCAGTATCTTTTAATGTTAAAAGAGTTTTTTCTTATGATGAGTTACCTTAATTCCTTGGAAGCCTGGTCCTATCTTCTCATCTCTGTTGGGGTGGAAGAGAAGAGCCATCATCAGAAGTCTCCCATCCCTCTCATTCAACGGAGCATCGATCTCATAACTAACAaaacaaaagccaaaaaaaaaaggatgattAATCTTTATTGTTCTTGTAGCAAAAAGAATTGAAGACCAAGAAAGGCTGTTATGTTCCCTTACTTGTAGAGAATGCGTTTCAGTGACCGAGAAAGCTTTTCGATGTCGTCCCATGTAAAGATCATTCTGAGCTGCGACCTTGTGAGTCCTTTCCCATCAAGTGTTTTGACTGCTTTCGAGAGAGCGGTGTCGAGCGAGGGGAATGACTGGACCGTGAACTTGTCTGATTTGAGCAAGGAGCTTGTTGCACGCACAGCCTTTCTCTTTGGAAGTGTCGCTGTTTTACTCAGAAAGTCATACACGTCTACCGGTGTGCTACTAAACCCATGATTCTGATAAAACATATGGAGACACTAAATAAATAAGAACCATTACAAGAACTTGTGATTAAACATAATAATGTAAACGAAGTAGTTGTTACCTTTGGTGAGATGATTATTTCGAACTGATCTCCAGTCCCAAAAGAAGGAACTTTGCCCCAAGCTAATGCTTCAATAGATCCTTGAAGTTCGTCTGTGACACCTTCCTTAGCAGCTTTGAGAAAGCATTGACTTGGGCTCTGTAGATATTTAAAGAAAGCAATTTCAAAAccggaaaaaagaaaaaaaaaagatacgtTGGTAAGGTTTAGGTTACACAATACCGAGAAGCACGCTTGAGTAAAAGGTGCAGGAGTGGGCTCAGCTTGTCTTTGCTTACTCCAACCTTTGGGGTTTAATGCCACAAACTCTCCAGTAACTGAGAGGCAATCAGCTACAAGAAGCAGATGTTCCCGCAGCATAGCCTTACCGGTATCCGACACTGCAGACTCCAAATCCTGCGCCATTATAACCAAAAGAAAGTCTTTTAGACATTTTAGAAGCGGCAAGACCAGAGTCTACTCTACTCTACAAACTGTATAAAGGAAACTAACCGCTAGGAAGATGCTCCGACCAGCGTCTATTCCATAAACCGAGCAGCATTGTCGGATATTATCAGGATGGCTTCTTGTCCAATCGATCATATCCATTATGGGAAGGCAGGTTTCAAGAAGAGCGCTCCAAATGTTCTTTTTGCCACGAACTCCATGCATAGTAACCTTCAACAAAAGCTCACCCTCCATATGTTTCTTCGGCGCTTTTGGTCTGTCAACCCATAAGATCTCCACCTTTTTAATATCTCGGTAGCCTGCAAGAACACAActagttaataataataacagaACAAGAACTGTCCTTGTTATTAAGATTACCTTTGACAGGAGAGTCTAGAAGAAAAGGGATCAAGACAAGTCGAATCGCCTCAAGTTCCAAAGAATCCTGCGTGGAGGCTTCAACAACAGTAACTGTGATGCATAGTCTATCACCATCCATTGACTTATCATCCCAAGAGCAGTGGTTCCTAATCAACAACACATAAATGTAAAACAGGTTAGTATCATCTTTAGATGCAATGATGCCAAAATGGTAAAACCTTTTGAGGATGTATCTTACGTGCTTTGGATTTCTAAATCAATTACATCAAGCTTCAGTTCTTTCTTCCTGTTCGCATACTGTTTGTTTAATGAAGAGACAACAGATTCAAGGTCTAGTTGTTTCTGCTTCAGTACTTTCTGTAGATTTGCAAAAGAGGTAGCACACATTAGAATAGAATGTTTTTTCCATATATTATAGACATGTAGGTGGGTTTGTATCTGTATGAGTTTTGTACCTTGGAGATGTGAAAATGGCAAACCCACGAGCTCATAGGCATCTTTGTGTTACTCCTCGGAGAGAATCTATTAACCaaagattataaaaaatttagtagAAGCCATTGAAAGAAAGAGTTTTAGAAAAACGTTACTAACATTATCATTGATGTTGAAACAATCTCTGAGAAACACAGTTTCTCCAAGTGGTTCTTGATGTCCAATGCCCCGTATTCAAACCCATGCTTCTTCTTAGAAAGTGTTTCAGACAAGTACAAAGACATTGTCTGTTCTTTTAGACCTTTCTTGGACCCACACTCTAACACAttctgcagaagaagaagaagaagaacacaaagtgtgaatatgatttataaataaaaaaaaacattaagaagaaaagagagcGAACCTTAAGATTCAGAAGAGGAGAAGTTTCAAGAAGGCTAATGGGTTGATCTAACGCACTGTAAGCAGCCTCGGTGAGAGCACAAGCAGAAAGTGATCCAACTGCTTCACCTGTTATGTCTTCATCAGCAGTCTCATAACGAAACTGAACTAAATGGTTGCCGAAAGAGTTTCTCACTGTCCCATCATAAGCAGCGTATATGTCTCTCATAAAGAACATCAGTTTCCTGTTAAGCGCCCCCGGGATATCAGCATTACCGCTGAAGGAGCTGTCACGGCTTGTCACGGAGTGAACAAAAGACTCCAAAGGATTCAGACCAGTTAGAAACGAGTTCTCGATGACACCAAACGGGACAAATGACTCATGAGCAGCGGTTTCATCTTGTCTTTTTGCACCGCGAAGCGGGCTGTTGGGGTCGTTCCATGAGGCACAAGTCAGCTTACGTGGAAACCCAAAGGACAACGCAACTGAGGAGTTTTGTAGACCAACGCACATACTGTGCTGAGCAAGCTTCCCCATGTTTCCTTTGCTACCAGCTTTGGACATGATCAGAAACGAGTTTGATTGGTCTCCGTATCTATAAGCCAGAGCCTGAACATCTCTGTAAGCATCTTTGAATGCACTAACCGCAAGTTTGCTTAGCGTTGCTGACCTCTGTCTATCGTAGCAGAAGCGGTCCAAATCTGCAACCagatcttcctcctcttctacAATACCAGCGAGGAAGTCTCTATAAGACTCGACCATAAGCTGCTGCTTGTTGCAGACCTGTTCAGCTTCTTGCAATCCGTACCTTATCTCCTCTGTCAAGTTTCTCCGAGCCTGTGGATCAGAGGCCAAGTACAAATCCGCTAAAGAAACACTCAGTCCTCGATTCAGTTGAGAGAACAATTCTTGAACAGAGTACATGATATCTAACACTTTCTCTTTATGATCCTTGAGCAAACCCTGGATGAAGTTTCCTTCACCGTCACGCAACCACGCAGACCCATCAGAGGAAGACAAAAGCTCTCCGTTGCTAACAACCACATCGTTCAGAGGGTAAGTGTAGTCAAACCCTGGAGGGAAAAGCATCCCAAACAGCTGCATTCCTGTCCATTGAGGCTCCCTGCTCGTAGGAGAAGCTTTGATAATAGCAGGCGGAGGAAGCTCAAAGGGGCAGTACATCTGCAGCTGCTGCATCTGAGCTCGATTCAGAAAACAGTTTGTCTCCACGTTAACCAGATAAGCTGCTGTCAAGCTGTCTTGTCCTAGGGAAAGCAAGTTACGACCGTTCTGTCTGTTAACAAGCTGCTTGTCCAAAGCCACAAGCTCGTCGAGCTCAACCTTGGCTTGGATCGACTGAGGAACGTAGCCGTGAAGACAATCCCCATCGAAGTCACCACGAAACGGCAAACAGCAGATAGGGTTCAAGGAGACAACGGAAGTAGTAGGGAGGAGTTTAACCGACATTGCAATAAGCGAATGCTGATGAATGGAAGGCGGTCTGTTCATCAGCACAGTGTCTCCATCTTTTAACGTCCGTAAGATGCTGTCTCCAGTCTGAAGATCATCGATGACTCTGATAGCCACTAAGTTACCTCCTCTTCTCACGTGTGTCTCTCCTCTCTCCAGCAGCTTGTGGAAACAGGAAGTGACGAGCCGTTCTCTGTTCCAGTCGTTGAGATTCTCTGACACTTGAAGCCTCTCAGAGATCCTCCGAGGTATACCGATCTCGTTAAGCTTGAGAGAAGGGTCACCTACAACTACTGTTCTGAACGTATGGTCGCTTCTTTTACCAAGCAGCACATCTTTCATGAATCTTAGACCGCACAGTTTTGGAGTGTCTGACTTCTTCTGGTAAGGATTTGCAGATTCTTGACTCGGTGACATGTTTTCTGAAAAGAGCTGTAgccaaataaaaacaaagaatgAAGTTACCATCACAGAGGAttacaagaaagaaaagaagcttTGAGTTAACTTACTCTGGAATACTGCATGCATTCAATCACACGAGAACTCAGCTCAAGACCATTTCCTTCAAAGCCAGCTAGTTTCTTGTAGATACGAGTCCGTTCATCCTAGAAAAAGAAGTGTAACAAAAACCATAGTATATATGAGACGTTATTACATCAAAAAGAAAACGTTTCAAGATTCTACTTACAAAAACAAGTCGTGCCCCGGTGAACTGATTGACCATTTCGGATACACGATGACCGTTTGGTGTAACTGGGAAAGATGACAGAGGAAGAGAGTCAAACATGGGAATATCCTTCCTGATCAGCCTCTCATCAATCCCACACAACAGTGCATACACCTGccatagaaagaaaaaaagtgaaaaGTTTCAGACATTTGTTTTGTTCAGACCAAAACAACAAAGTCACTCATGTCTACCTGTGCATGAGTTAGAATCCGCCTGCTTGGTTTCAAACAGCTTTCATCAATGTTAGAGTCTTTTGGCAGAAACTCCCAATAATCTGGAGGTAGTGATGATAGTCCCCGTTTACTGAGCTTGAACAGATTGTCTTCACTAACTTCACACACAATTCCAGATCGCCTAAAGACTTCTTTTGTGGTCACCCGAAACTTCATTAGAGGGTAACCTGTATTTGACTGaaagattcaaaaaaaaagaaaagaaaacagtaAGAAGAGACAACATATAAGGAGAAGTTAGTAGCACAAAAGATTCTTCTTCTTACAGTGCAGTATCTACATCTCTCAGGCCGGTCTTCACTACTCTGTACAATGCAAAAAGACATTGTTAGCACATTTACTTAGAAGCATGAAAAGGGTTTGTaatgtaataatatatttttttttgaacacctgAGACTGCTTTTTCCGCATGTATTTACATCCAGGGCAGATCTTGTTCAACAATGCAGCTATCTCCTTAAGGAAATACGGGTTGATCACCGGGTACTTGAGGTTAATAACCCCAAAATGACCTAAACAGAAACCATAAAATACACAACCATAAACAAGCTGCAGCATCATGGGCATGGAAACAATATAACAGAAACTGGATGGAGTTAATTAATACCTTCGCATACTTTCCTGTCTTTGCTGCCACATGATCTGCAAACAGAATCTGGATTGGGGAGGCCTAACCGGGAATCAGTAACCTGATTTGCAGCTTCAACATCCATGACAGCCATGTTCTTCTGTAATAACAAAAAGATAccattttacatttatttaagtTTTGCTCACTCactaacaaaagaaaagatgtAACTATAGGGTTATTGAATATTCAGGGCAGCACTTACTCGGTCTTTGTTACTAGAAATGCTAAATCTTATAGATTTGAGAGTCCCCATAGGCACCTCAAGCTCCTCGCATTCCTCCTCCATGTTGCAGAATTACCTACAACAAGATAAATTCATCAGTAAGGCCaagtgaagaagaaaacaatatttacagttCTCACACCAATCAGACAGAAACCAAACAACTCTATCACTTGATCACTGAGAAACAGACAACTATTGAGTATGGACAAAACAGTGAGCTAAAATATGTTTCTCCCACTGGCCTATCAAAAACAAGAtcgaatttattaaaaaaaaaaggtggcGATTTAATATTTTGGTTCACAGATAGAATCTAGCATGAACCCACACAtgttcagacaaaaaaaaattattttgacagAAGACACAGAAAAGAGGTACAAACTTTGAAAACACACATTATCGAAAGTCTACGAACTTTTggaacacacaaaaaaagaaaaaaaaaacgtttcaAAGAGAAATCTACTACAAAACCCCAGAAAAGGAGAATATATTCCAAACAAATATTGcagaaaacacacaaacataccGGAAAAGTTTTAACTTTAACCACACATTAACACTGAAGTTTTCAttcttagtaaaaaaaaaaaaaaaaacagagctaaAACCCACTAATCGAGTTTtgagaaaaaacaaagaaagacaaaaaaaaaaaaccccccATTTTCAAGAAAGCTCACGGAAAACCCTTGAAACACTAGACGATCTCGAAACGAAACAACATGCATAACCGAAACAAGCTTAAATTAAATCTTTCAAAGGTTTCGTAAACGAAATTAGATTTCATatatgaggatgaggatgaggatgggatcaaaagaaacaaaactagtTGAATTCTCGAAAGAGTGATCAACAGAGAGAATCGTAAAGAGGAAAATAAGCAGGATTGGAAGCAATGTAGTCAAATTTTGCTTACTGGTTTTTCGAAATCGGAGGCTAAGACGACGTTTGTGCTCCCCCCCGCCCCAACGAAACggcaaaaagagagagagagagagagagagagagagaagcagagAACAAATAATCTCTTTCAAAGTCCAATGAGACTTTGGAATGTAAAAAAGAAACGGAAGAAGATGCTATGGAAATACCGAAAGTACCCCTTGACCTTTTTtgtatttcctttttacttCCTTCctctgtttatttattattttccagTTTTATTTGTCTCTctgcttagtttttttttttgggacaaCACATGTCTTTGTTTAAATTACCTTATTTGTATAAATTCTGAACCTGCTGCCTAGAAAAAGCAAAACATTAAAATCCTGCctcttgaccaaaaaaaaaaaatcctgcCTCTTGCCAGAATTCCACCACtcttcttataaattattattactaggGATTAATCCGTGCTACTatttttactttggttattttgatTAGTAAATGTTAACTATACAATTAATCTTTTAGACATTGTATTATGAATTGTATGTTTGTGTAAATAATTGAGTGCTTTGTATTTATGGGttatataatagaaaattttcataattttagattaaaattattgtattctaATGTTGATGTGAGTATTTTTGTGATATTTGAATTTTGTTGTTATTCGTGTGTTTAACCTAAATGATATTGGTGTTCAACCATTTATTTTTTCTGGAAATAGAAAATAATGGCATTATTAGTAGAACATATCAAAATGTATCTAATTAcacatattgtatatttacacatatttctttagaaaaaaacagaataatatacatttttcagatagatgtttaatgtagtttttcatttcttatattgtatatttattcattatttagttttcttatatttatttattctaattttgttgtttttatatcTAATggtaatattacgatagatgtttaatataatattactattttcttatattttatatttacttattattcaTTTTACTATACATTCTCAGATAGATGATTCatgtaatttttctatttttatattgtatatatatacttattaattatttttcttatattatatatttaattatctaatattgt
It encodes:
- the LOC108838170 gene encoding DNA-directed RNA polymerase IV subunit 1 isoform X2, whose protein sequence is MEEECEELEVPMGTLKSIRFSISSNKDRKNMAVMDVEAANQVTDSRLGLPNPDSVCRSCGSKDRKVCEGHFGVINLKYPVINPYFLKEIAALLNKICPGCKYMRKKQSQSSEDRPERCRYCTSNTGYPLMKFRVTTKEVFRRSGIVCEVSEDNLFKLSKRGLSSLPPDYWEFLPKDSNIDESCLKPSRRILTHAQVYALLCGIDERLIRKDIPMFDSLPLSSFPVTPNGHRVSEMVNQFTGARLVFDERTRIYKKLAGFEGNGLELSSRVIECMQYSRLFSENMSPSQESANPYQKKSDTPKLCGLRFMKDVLLGKRSDHTFRTVVVGDPSLKLNEIGIPRRISERLQVSENLNDWNRERLVTSCFHKLLERGETHVRRGGNLVAIRVIDDLQTGDSILRTLKDGDTVLMNRPPSIHQHSLIAMSVELDELVALDKQLVNRQNGRNLLSLGQDSLTAAYLVNVETNCFLNRAQMQQLQMYCPFELPPPAIIKASPTSREPQWTGMQLFGMLFPPGFDYTYPLNDVVVSNGELLSSSDGSAWLRDGEGNFIQGLLKDHKEKVLDIMYSVQELFSQLNRGLSVSLADLYLASDPQARRNLTEEIRYGLQEAEQVCNKQQLMVESYRDFLAGIVEEEEDLVADLDRFCYDRQRSATLSKLAVSAFKDAYRDVQALAYRYGDQSNSFLIMSKAGSKGNMGKLAQHSMCVGLQNSSVALSFGFPRKLTCASWNDPNSPLRGAKRQDETAAHESFVPFGVIENSFLTGLNPLESFVHSVTSRDSSFSGNADIPGALNRKLMFFMRDIYAAYDGTVRNSFGNHLVQFRYETADEDITGEAVGSLSACALTEAAYSALDQPISLLETSPLLNLKNVLECGSKKGLKEQTMSLYLSETLSKKKHGFEYGALDIKNHLEKLCFSEIVSTSMIIFSPRSNTKMPMSSWVCHFHISKKVLKQKQLDLESVVSSLNKQYANRKKELKLDVIDLEIQSTNHCSWDDKSMDGDRLCITVTVVEASTQDSLELEAIRLVLIPFLLDSPVKGYRDIKKVEILWVDRPKAPKKHMEGELLLKVTMHGVRGKKNIWSALLETCLPIMDMIDWTRSHPDNIRQCCSVYGIDAGRSIFLADLESAVSDTGKAMLREHLLLVADCLSVTGEFVALNPKGWSKQRQAEPTPAPFTQACFSSPSQCFLKAAKEGVTDELQGSIEALAWGKVPSFGTGDQFEIIISPKNHGFSSTPVDVYDFLSKTATLPKRKAVRATSSLLKSDKFTVQSFPSLDTALSKAVKTLDGKGLTRSQLRMIFTWDDIEKLSRSLKRILYNYEIDAPLNERDGRLLMMALLFHPNRDEKIGPGFQGIKVANSKHGNARCFEVVRTDGTTEDFSYHKCVLGATEIIAPKRVNFYKAKYLRKGAGQAGTI
- the LOC108838170 gene encoding DNA-directed RNA polymerase IV subunit 1 isoform X1 — its product is MEEECEELEVPMGTLKSIRFSISSNKDRKNMAVMDVEAANQVTDSRLGLPNPDSVCRSCGSKDRKVCEGHFGVINLKYPVINPYFLKEIAALLNKICPGCKYMRKKQSQSSEDRPERCRYCTSNTGYPLMKFRVTTKEVFRRSGIVCEVSEDNLFKLSKRGLSSLPPDYWEFLPKDSNIDESCLKPSRRILTHAQVYALLCGIDERLIRKDIPMFDSLPLSSFPVTPNGHRVSEMVNQFTGARLVFDERTRIYKKLAGFEGNGLELSSRVIECMQYSRLFSENMSPSQESANPYQKKSDTPKLCGLRFMKDVLLGKRSDHTFRTVVVGDPSLKLNEIGIPRRISERLQVSENLNDWNRERLVTSCFHKLLERGETHVRRGGNLVAIRVIDDLQTGDSILRTLKDGDTVLMNRPPSIHQHSLIAMSVKLLPTTSVVSLNPICCLPFRGDFDGDCLHGYVPQSIQAKVELDELVALDKQLVNRQNGRNLLSLGQDSLTAAYLVNVETNCFLNRAQMQQLQMYCPFELPPPAIIKASPTSREPQWTGMQLFGMLFPPGFDYTYPLNDVVVSNGELLSSSDGSAWLRDGEGNFIQGLLKDHKEKVLDIMYSVQELFSQLNRGLSVSLADLYLASDPQARRNLTEEIRYGLQEAEQVCNKQQLMVESYRDFLAGIVEEEEDLVADLDRFCYDRQRSATLSKLAVSAFKDAYRDVQALAYRYGDQSNSFLIMSKAGSKGNMGKLAQHSMCVGLQNSSVALSFGFPRKLTCASWNDPNSPLRGAKRQDETAAHESFVPFGVIENSFLTGLNPLESFVHSVTSRDSSFSGNADIPGALNRKLMFFMRDIYAAYDGTVRNSFGNHLVQFRYETADEDITGEAVGSLSACALTEAAYSALDQPISLLETSPLLNLKNVLECGSKKGLKEQTMSLYLSETLSKKKHGFEYGALDIKNHLEKLCFSEIVSTSMIIFSPRSNTKMPMSSWVCHFHISKKVLKQKQLDLESVVSSLNKQYANRKKELKLDVIDLEIQSTNHCSWDDKSMDGDRLCITVTVVEASTQDSLELEAIRLVLIPFLLDSPVKGYRDIKKVEILWVDRPKAPKKHMEGELLLKVTMHGVRGKKNIWSALLETCLPIMDMIDWTRSHPDNIRQCCSVYGIDAGRSIFLADLESAVSDTGKAMLREHLLLVADCLSVTGEFVALNPKGWSKQRQAEPTPAPFTQACFSSPSQCFLKAAKEGVTDELQGSIEALAWGKVPSFGTGDQFEIIISPKNHGFSSTPVDVYDFLSKTATLPKRKAVRATSSLLKSDKFTVQSFPSLDTALSKAVKTLDGKGLTRSQLRMIFTWDDIEKLSRSLKRILYNYEIDAPLNERDGRLLMMALLFHPNRDEKIGPGFQGIKVANSKHGNARCFEVVRTDGTTEDFSYHKCVLGATEIIAPKRVNFYKAKYLRKGAGQAGTI